CGCCTGACGCTGGCGCGCAAGGACGAATTCAACGCCATCGAGAGCGGTTTCAATGGCATGGTCGACGAGCTGACCGGGCTGGTCGGCAAGACTCAGCGTTCGGCGGTGCAGGTGGCGACCTCGGTGACCGAGATCGCGGCCACCTCCAAGCAGCAACAGGCCACCGCGTCGGAAGTGGCGGCCACCACCACCGAGATCGGCGCCACCTCGCGCGAGATCTCGGCGACCTCGCGCGAGCTGGTGCGCACCATGACCGAAGTGTCCAACGCCGCCGAGCAGACCGCGTCGCTGGCCGGCAGCGGCCAGGTCGGCCTGGCGCGCATGGAAGACACCATGCGCAACGTGGTCGGCGCGGCCGGTTCGGTCAACGCCAAGCTGGCCATCCTGAACGAGAAGGCTGGCAATATCACGCAAGTGGTCACCACGATCACGAAGGTGGCCGACCAGACCAACCTGCTGTCGCTGAACGCCGCCATCGAGGCCGAAAAGGCCGGCGAGTACGGCCGCGGCTTCGTGGTGGTGGCGACCGAGATCCGCCGCCTGGCGGACCAGACCGCCGTGGCCACCTACGACATCGAGCAGATGGTGCGCGAGATCCAGTCGTCGGTGTCGGCCGGCGTCATGGGCATGGACAAGTTCTCGGAAGAAGTGCGGCGCGGCATGGCCGACATGCAGCAGGTGGGCGACCAGCTTTCGCAGATCATCCAGCAGGTGCAGACGCTGGCGCCGCGCGTGCTGATGGTCAACGAAGGCATGCAGGCGCAGGCCACGGGCGCCGAGCAGATCAACCAGGCGCTACAGCAGTTGAGCGATGCCGCCCAGCAGACGGTGGAATCGCTGCGCCAGTCGAGCCTGGCGATCGAGGAACTGACGCTGGTGGCCAACGACCTGCGCAGCGGCGTGTCGCGCTTCAAGGTCTGACGTTCCATGCCCGACCAGGCCCCGATCCCATCCGCGGCCGCCGGCGCCACCGCCCGGCGCCGGCTGTACCTGCTGTTCCGCATCGCCGCGGATCGCTATGCGCTGGACGCCGCCGACGTGATCGAGGTGCTGGGCATGCGCACGTTCAAGCAGGTGCCGGGCACGCCGTCCTGGGTCGCGGGCATGTTCGATTGCCGCGGCACGGCCGTGCCGGCCATCGACCTGAGCGCGCTGGCTGGGGCCGGCGCCGCGACGCTGGTGACCAGCACACGGCTGGCGCTGGTGCGCTACCGGCCCGCGGGCGCGCATGACGAACGCCTGCTGGGACTGATCCTGGAGCAGGCCACCGAGACCACGCACTATGATCCGGCGGCATTCCAGCCGGCCGGCCTGGAGACGCCGCAGGCGCGCTACCTGGGGCCGGTGCTGAGCGATGCCCGCGGCATGGTGCAGGCGGTCAAGGTGGCCGATCTGTTGCCCGAAGCGGTGCGGACGCTGCTGTTTCCGGTGGCGGCGACGCCAGAAGAAGGAGCCCGGGCATGATAAGGGTGGCTGACTTCAGCGCGGTGCTCAAGCGCAAGATGGGGCTGGACAGCGGCTCCATCGGCAGCGCCGCGATCGAGCGCGCGGTGCGCCATCGCATGCAGGCGGTGGACAGCGACGACGAGCAGGAATACCTGGCGCGCCTGCAGGCCTCGCCGGCCGAGATGCAGCAGCTGATCGAGGCGGTGATCGTGCCGGAGACCTGGTTCTTCCGCTATCCGGAGTCGCAGGCGGCGATGGCGACGCTGGCGCGCGAGCGCCTGTTCGCGCCGGGCGCCGAGGCGCGCGTGCTGCGGGTGCTGAGCGTGCCCTGTTCCAGTGGCGAGGAACCGTATTCCATCGCCATGGCGCTGCTCGACGCGGGGGTGCCGCCGGCGCGCTTCCAGATCGACGCGGTGGACATCAGCGAACGCATGGTCGAGTTCGCCCGCCGCGCCTGTTATGGCCGCAATTCGTTCCGCGGCGACAACCTGTCGTATCGCGACCGCCACTTCACCGAGACCGCCGATGGCCATCAGCTGGCCGACGCCGTGATGGCGCGGGTGCGTTTCCTGGCGGGCAACCTGTTCGATGCGCATCTGCTGCCGAACGTGCTGCCCTACGATTTCGTGTTCTGCCGCAATCTGCTGATCTATTTCGACGCCGCCACGCAGGAGCGGGCGGTGGCGCTGCTCAAGGGTTTCGCGCGCCGCGACGGCGTGCTGTTCGTGGGGCCGGCCGAGACCAGCCTGATGACCGGGCGGCGCCTGCCGGCGCTGCCGCTGGCGCGCGCCTTCGCCTTCCGCGCCGAGGCGGCGAAGCCGGCGGAGCCCGCGGCGGCGGCCTGGATGCCGCCGGCGCCGCGGCCGCTGGCGGGTCAGGTGCCGGTCCATGCGTCGGCCCATGCATCCGCCCGCGCGTCGACGTCCGTGCCGACGCAAATGCCGGCCCGGATGCAGAGCCAGATGTCGACCCCGCCGCAGGCAGCCGGCGCGCGCGCCGCCGTGCCGTTGCCACCCGCGTCGCGCCCATCGCCCGCCGGCATGCCGGCCGCGTCCGCTGGCGCCGATATCGAGGCCGCCTTGCGCGCCATCGCCGTGCTGGCCGACCAGGGACGGGTGCAGGAAGCCATGGCCCAGTGCCGCGTCCACCTTGCCCAGCATGGCGCCAGCGCCGAAGCGCTGTACCTGCTGGGCCTGCTGCAGGACGCGGGCGGCGACACGCGTCAGGCCCAGGCCGCCTACCGCAAGGCGCTGTACCTGGATCCGACCCACCGCGAGGCGCTGCTGCACCTGGCCGCGCTGGTCGAATCCGAGGGCGACGCGGAAGGCGCCCGCCGCCTGCAGGCGCGCGCCGCGCGCCAGGAGGCCCGCCGTGAGTGATTTCCTGGCCAGCCTGGCGGAAGTGGACGATTGCTGGAACCGCATCGGCAGCCGCGGCGACAAGCGCTGCGAGCGCCTGCCCGAGTACGTGCACTGCCGCAATTGCCCGGTGTATGCCGGCGCCGCCAAGCGCATTCTCGACCGCCTGCCGCCGCAGATCGACACCCCGGTCGACGGCGCGGCGCGCAAGGTCCAGGCGCGGCTGTCGTCGCTGCTGGTGTTCCGCCTGCAGGGCGAATGGCTCGGCCTGCCGACCAAGGCGCTGGACGAAGTGGCCGGCACCCGCGCCATCCTGTCGCTGCCGCACCGGCGCGATCCGGCGGTGCTGGGCGTGACCAACGTGCGCGGCACGCTGACGGTGTGCGTGTCGCTGGGGCGCCTGCTGGGCCTGGACGGCGCGGCGGTCGACAACGGCCGCGAACGGCCGGCCACGGCGCGCATGCTGATTTTCGGCGGCGCGGGACGCGCGGTGGTGCTGCCGGTCGATGAAGTGGAAGGCATCCACAGCGTGGACCTGGACGCGCTCGAGGCGCTGCCGGCCACGGTGGAAGGCGCCAGCCTGAAGTATTCGCGCGGGGTGATCCGCTGCGGCGCCCGCAGTGTCGGGGTGCTGGACGAGACCCTGTTGATGCAAGCCTTGGAACGGAGCCTGGCGTGAACCCGGACCAGATGCGCGACGCCTCGCTGCTGGAGCTGTTCCAGCTGGAAACCCGCAATCAGGTGCAGGTGCTGAACAACGGCCTGCTGGCGCTGGAGCACGATCCGACCTCGGCCGCGCAGCTCGAGGCCTGCATGCGCGCGGCCCACTCGCTCAAGGGTGCGGCCCGCATCGTCGACCTGCATCCGGCGGTGCGCATCGCGCACGCCATGGAAGACTGCCTGGTGGCGGCGCAGGAAGGGCGCCTGCGACTACAGGCCGCCGACATCGACGCGCTGCTGCAGGGCACGGACCTGCTGCAGCGGGTGGCCACGCCCGGCGCCGACCTGGGCGACGCCATCGACGAGCTGGTGGCGCTCCTGTCCAATGCACCCAATGCGCCGCCGGCCGCGCCGGTGGTCGAGCGCGCGCCCAAGCCCTCGGATTTCCTGCCGCCGATCCACCAGCCCGACGATCCGCCGCCGGCGCCGCCGCCCGGACGCCGCAGTTCCGACCAGACGCTGGGCGAGGGCGAGCGGGTGCTGCGGGTTACGGCCGATACGCTCAACAGGCTGCTTGGCCTGTCCAGCGAGACGCTGGTCGAATCGCACTGGATCGCGCCGTTCAGCGCCTCGATGCTGCGCCTGCGGCGCCTGCAATCGGGCGCCGGCCAGGCCCTGGACAGCCTGCGCGCGGCGCTGGCAGGCGTGCAGGTGGACGCGCGTGGCCAGGCGGCGCTGGACGACGCGCAGCGCATCGTCGAGGCCTGCCAGCAGGAGCTGATCCAGCGCGCCGGCGAGGTCGACGAGTTCGGCTGGCGCATGGGCCACCTGGCGCAGCGCCTGTACGACACCGCGCTGGCCTGCCGCATGCGGCCGTTCGGCGACGGCCTGGGCGGCATGGCGCGCATGGTGCGCGACCTGGGCCGCTCGCTCGGTAAGCAGGTGCGGCTGGAGATCGAGGGCGATTCGACCCAGGTCGACCGCGACATCCTCGACAAGCTGGACGCGCCGCTGATGCACCTGTTGCGCAATGCGGTGGATCACGGCATCGAGATGCCGATGGACCGGCTCGACGCCGGCAAGCCCGCCGAAGGCCGCATCCGGCTGTCGGCGCGCCATGCCGCCGGCATGCTGCTGATCGAATTGAGCGATGACGGCGGCGGCATTTCGCTGGACCGGCTGCGGGTCGAGGTGGTGCAGCGCAAGCTGACCAACGCCGAGACCGCGGCCCGCCTGAGCGAGGCCGAACTGCTGGAATTCCTGTTCCTGTCCGGCTTCAGCACGCGCGGCGAGGTCACCGAGATCTCGGGCCGCGGCGTCGGGCTGGACGTGGTGCAGACCATGGTGCGGCAGCTGCGCGGCGCGGTGCGCATCCACCAGCAGACCGGGCAGGGCACGCGCTTCGTGCTGGAGATGCCGCTGTCGCTGTCGGTGGTGCGCAGCCTGCTGGTCGAGGTGCAGGGCGATATCTACGCGTTTCCGCTGGCCTACGTCAGCCACGCGCTGCAGGTGCGGGCGCAGGACATCGAGCAGCTCGAAGGGCACCAGCATTTCCGCTTCATGGATCGCCAGATCGGCCTGGTGTCGGCGCGCCAGCTCCTGCGCGCCGGCGAGCCGGCGCCGGCCGCCGAGACGCTGTCGGTGGTGGTGGTCGGCGACCATGACCGGCTCTACGGCATCGCCGTGGACCGCTACGTGGGCGAGCGCACGCTGGTGGTGCAGCCGCTCGATCCGCGCCTGGGCAAGGTGCAGGACGTGATGGCCGGCTCGCTGATGGACGATGGCACGCCGCTCTTGATCCTGGACGTCGAGGACATGCTGCTGTCGGTGCAGAAGCTGGTCGAGGGCGGCCGACTGGCGCGGGTGGACGGCGGCGGTCCGGTGGCGCAGGCGCGCCGCCGCAAGCGCGTGCTGGTGGTGGACGATTCGCTGACGGTGCGCGAACTGGAACGCAAGCTGCTGCTGAACCGCGGTTTCGAGGTGGCGGTGGCGGTGGACGGCATGGACGGCTGGAACATGCTGCGCAACGAGGCCTTTGATTTGGTGGTGACCGATGTCGACATGCCGCGCATGGACGGCATCGAGCTGGTGTCGCGCATCAAGGCAGACCCCAAGTTGCAAAGCCTGCCGGTGATGGTAGTGTCTTACAAGGATCGCGAGGAAGACCGGCGGCGCGGGCTGGATGCCGGCGCCGACTATTATCTGGCCAAGGGCAGTTTCCACGACGACGCCTTGCTGGACGCCGTGGAAGACCTGATCGGAAAGGCGCGGACGTGAGAATCGGAATCGTCAACGATCTTCAGATGGCGGTGGAAACCCTCAGGCGCGTCATTGCGCTGGAACCGGGGCTGGAAGTGGCGTGGGTCGCTGCCAACGGCCAGGAGGCCGTCGAGCAATGCGCCCTGGACCGGCCCGACGTGGTGCTGATGGACCTCATCATGCCCGTCATGGACGGCGTCGAGGCCACCCGCCGCATCATGGCGGAATCGCCCTGCGCCATCGTGGTGGTCACGGTCGACGTGGCGCGTCATACCGCGCGGGTGTTCGACGCCATGGGCTACGGCGCGCTGGACGCGGCGGACACGCCGGTGGTTGGCAGCGCCGACCTGCGCACCGCGGCGGCGCCGCTGCTGCGCAAGATCCGCAATATCGGCTGGCTGATCGGCCGCTACGGCACCAATCGCACCGCGCTCAGCCCGGTGCCCCGCACCGCGGCCCAGGCCGACCCGTCGCAGGGCCTGCTGGTGATCGGCGCCTCGGCCGGCGGCCCGTCCACGCTGGCGCAGCTGCTGCGCGACATTCCGCTGGATTTTCCCGCCGGCATCGTGCTGGTGCAGCACGTGGACGCTTCGTTCGCGGCCGGCATGGCCGACTGGCTCAATGACCAGATCACGCTGCCGGTGCGGCTGGTGCGCGAAGGCGAACGGCCGCTGCCGGGGCAGGTGCTGCTGGCCGGCACCGACGACCATCTGCACCTGCTGGCCGATGGTACGCTGCGTTACACCGAGAATCCGAAAGAAAGCCTGTACCGGCCCTCTATTGATGTATTTTTTCATAGCGTCGCGCAGCACTGGCGCGGCCTGGCCGTCGGCGTGCTGCTGACGGGCATGGGGCAGGACGGGGCCCGCGGCCTGAAGGCGCTGCGCGAGCGCGGCTGCCTGACCATCGCCCAGGACCAGGCCACCAGCGCCGTCTATGGCATGCCCAAGGCGGCCGCCGCGATGCAGGCCGCCGTTGAAATCCGCCCATTGGACAAGATCGCACCCCGCCTGATCCAGGCTTTCGCCTGAGCGGGCGGACCAAGCAGAAATCAAGGAAAGACACTATGCACCCTCCCTTTGACAGCCCGGCCTCGGCCGACCTGAACTCGCATGCGGCCATGGTGCTGCTGGTCGACGATCAGGTCATGGTCGGCGAGGCCATCCGCCGGGCCCTGGCCACGGAGGGCAATATCGACTTCCACTACTGCTCGGACCCGTACAAGGCGTTGACCGTGGCGATCCAGACGCGGCCCACGGTGATCCTGCAGGACCTGGTGCTGCCGGGCGTGGACGGCCTGAGCCTGGTGCAGGAATACCGCAGCCATCCGGTCACGCGCGACATCCCCATCATCGTGCTCTCGACCAAGGAAGACCCCGCCATCAAGAGCGCGGCCTTCGCCGCCGGCGCCAACGATTACCTGGTGAAGCTGCCCGACTCGATCGAGCTGGTGGCGCGCATCCGCTATCACTCGCGTTCGTACCTGGCGCTGGTGCAGCGCGACGAGGCCTACCAGGCCCTGCGCCAGAGCCAGCAGCAGCTGCTGGAAAGCAATATGGAGCTGCGCCGCCTGACCAACTCCGACGGCCTGACGGGGCTGGGCAACCGCCGCTATTTCGACGAATACCTCAATGCCGAATGGCTGCGCGCGCGCCGCGACGGCCGCGAGATCAGCATGCTGATGATCGACGTGGACCATTTCAAGTCGTACAACGACACCTACGGCCACATCGCCGGCGACGAGGCGCTCAAGCGCGTCGCCAACACCATCTTCGCCAGCTGCGACCGGTCCACCGACCTGGCCGCGCGCTTCGGCGGCGAGGAGTTCGCGCTGGTGCTGCCGGGCACGCCGTCGGGCAGCGCCCGGCTGGCCGCCGAGAAGCTGCGCCGCGCCGTCGAGGCCATGCAGATTCCGCAGAAGGACACCAACGGCGGCCCCTGGCTGACCGTCAGCATCGGCACCGCCACCGCCGTGCCGGTCGCCGACCAGCCGTGCACCGACCTGATCCAGGTGGCCGATCGCGGCCTCTACCAGGCCAAGAACCAGGGCCGCAACCGCGTGGTGCAAGGCCAGATGTAGAACGCCGCGCGGGCGCCGTGGGTTCGAACCCGCGGCGCCCGCGCGGCGAACCGTCCGCCGGCCGGGGGACGGTGTCGCCAGGCCGCTAGGCCGACCGGCCGCGCCGGATCGACGTGGCCGCCAGCATCAGCGTCAGGCTGACGCCCACCGCCACCGCGGCCATGGCCATGCCTTCGCCCACCGATCCCTGCTCGAATTGCCGCCAGACGAACACCGACACCGTCTGCACGCCGGCGGGCGCCAGCAGCAGCGACGTCACCAGCTCGCGCGAGGCGACGGCGAACACCATCAGCATCGCAGCCGCCAGGCCGGGCAGCACCAGCGGCAGCACGATGCGGCGCAGGGCCGCGGCGGCGCTGGCGCCATGCACTCGCGCCGCCGCTTCCAGGTTGGCGCCGATCTGCGCCAGCGCGGCGCTGACGTAGCGCACCGGGTAGGGCAGCAGCAGGCAGGTGTACGACAGCAGCAGGATGCCCCAGGTGCCATACGGCGAGGCCGGCCAGAACGGCTGGTTCCAGGCCAGGATCAGGCCGACCCCCACCACCACGCCGGGCAGCGCCGCGGGCAGCAGCGCCAGCGCGTCGATGACGGCCGCGCCCGGCACGTGGCGCCCGGCCACGCACCAGGCCGCCAGCAAGCCCACCGCGCCCGCCGCCAGCGCGGTGCCGGTGGCCAGCAGCAGGCTGGTCGACAGCGCCTGCCAGGCTTCGCCGCCGGCCTGGAACAGGGCCGCGAAGTTGGCCAGGGTCAGGTTGTCCAGCGACAGGCCGGCCGAGACGTGGCGCGTCAGGGCCGCGGCCAGCATCGACGCCAGCGGCGCCGCCACCGCCACCAGCGCGACCGCCGCGAACAGGCCGAGCACCGGCCAGCGCCAGGCGCCCAGCCGGCCGCGCGCCAGCGGCGCGGGCTTGCCGGTGGTGGTCTCGAAGCCGCGTCCGGCGACCAGCGCGCGCTGCACGGCGTAGGCCGTCAGCGCCAGGGCCACCAGCACCATCGACAGCAAGGCGGCGCCCGGCAGGTCGATGGGCCAGTCGGCCAGGCGCCGTTCGATGGCGGTGGTCATGACGCTGACGCCGGCCTGCGAGCCCAGCGCGGCGGGCACGCCGTATTCCTCGATCGCCAGCGTGAAGGCCAGCAGCAGGCTGGCGGCAATGGCCGGCAAGGCCAGTGGCAAGGTCACGCGCAGGAACGCGCGCCAGGGGCCGGCGCCGAACACGCGCGCCACCTCGGCCAGCCGCGCGCCGGTGGCGGCCATGCTGCGCGAGACGGCGAAGTACACCACCGGGAAGATCGCCAGCCCCATTGCCAGCGTCACGCCGGCCGGCGAGAACAGCAGCGGCCCGAGGTTGAAGCCGGCCAGCTGCTCCAGGTAGCCGCGCGGCTGCAGCGCCATGGTCCACGACAGCGCGGCGATGTAGGGCGGCAGCAGGAACGGCACCAGGAACAGCAGGTCCCACAGCCGCGCCAGCGGCACCTGGAACAGGCCGCGCAGCGCGCCCAGCGGGATGCCGATGAGCGCGCTGACGGCTGCCACGCCCAGGCCCAGCTTGAGCGTGCCGCCGACCAGCGTCAGCGCGGCCGGGGTGGCCAGGGTGGCGGCCCAGGCGCCGAAAGGATCGCGCAGCGACCCTTCGGCCAGGTGGGGAAAGACGGCCTGCAGCGCGACGAAGGCCATCGGCAGGGCGACGAGCACGCCCAGGGCGGCCACGGTGATGGCCGCCAGGATGAAAACGCTTTTCATGGTCGGGGAGGGGATGCCGGGCGCGCCGGCATCCCGGCCTGTCAGTGTTGGCCGAACAGGCGCGCGAACCGCGCCAGCACCTCGGCGCGCGAGGCGCCGGGCGCGGTCTCGGGCAACAGGGCCAGGTCCTTGAACAGCGGCCGCTTGCCGGCCACGTCCTGGCGCGCCGGCATCAGCCAGGCGTCGGCGACGGCGCGCTGGCCATCCTCGGACAGCACGTAGTCGATGAACTGGCGGGCCTGGTCGGGCGCCTTGGTGGTCTTCAGGATCATCATCGGGCGCGGCGCGATGGCGGTGCCGCTGGACGGGAAGATCACCTTGATCGATTCGCCTTTCTCGACGCTGGCGTACGACACGTAGTCGACCGCGCCGAACACGGCCGCCTTGGCGCCTTGCAGCACCGGCGTCAGCGCCTGGGCGTTGGGGCCGGCGATGGTCATGCCGTTGTCGCGCAGCGTCTCGAACAGCTTCCAGGCCGATTCGCCCTGGGCGCTTTGCAGGCCCAGCAGCAGGTCGAGCGAGGCGCCGGACAGGGCCGGGTCGGGGGTGGTGACCTTCTGCTTGAATTGCGGGCCGGTCAGGTCGGACCAGTCGCGCGGTTCGGGCGTGCCGCTGCGCGAATTCCAGACGATGCCCAGCGCCGAGATGCCCTGCGCCACGTAGGTCGGGGTCTTGAAGCGGGCCGGCACCTGGGCCGCGTTGGGGCTTTCATAGGCCAGCAGCCAGCCGCGCTGGTCCAGGTCCTGCGCGGTGTCCCACGAGGCCGAGATCAGCACGTCGGCGCGCGGGTTGGCCGACTCGGCCTCGAGCCGGGCCATGACCTTGCCGGTGGTGGCCTGGAACACGTCGACCTTGATCCCGGTCTTTTCCTGGAAGCCCGCGGCCAATTGCTTGATCAGGCCGCCGGGGCCCGCGGTGTAAACGGTCAGCGCCTTGGCCTGGCCCGAGGCCAATCCGAACGAAAGCGTCATAAAGAACGTGGCAAGTAGTTTTGAAATGGGTACGTTGGGCATTTTAGGCAGAGTCCTGGGGTTTGGACATCACGAGGTCGGCGATGCGGCCGTGGGCCATGCGGGCGATCGTGTGCGCCAGGGCATGGGCTTCCTCGTGGTCGTGGGTGACATAGACGGCGGTGGTGCCGAGCCGGCGCAGCAGCGCGCCGATCTCGACGCAGAGCGATTCGCGCAGGGCCCGGTCCAGGTTGGACAGCGGCTCGTCGAACAGCAGCACGCGCGGCCGCGCCACGATGGCGCGGGCCAGCGCGACGCGCTGCTGCTGGCCGCCCGACAGTTCCGAGGGGCGGCGCGCGGCGTGCTCGCCCAGGCCGACCAGGGCCAGGGCTTCCTGCACCCGGGCCGGCCGCTCGCGCCGGGCGACGCCGCGCATTTCCAGCGGAAAGCCGACGTTGGCGGCCACGCTCATGTGCGGCCACAGCGCGT
The window above is part of the Achromobacter deleyi genome. Proteins encoded here:
- a CDS encoding ABC transporter ATP-binding protein, producing MNAIDSSAGGTAIAVRGLRHAFNGHTVLDGVDLDVPAGTVLALLGPSGCGKSTLLKSLAGLLRPQAGSIAFGDAVVCDARRHEPPERRSLGMVFQDYALWPHMSVAANVGFPLEMRGVARRERPARVQEALALVGLGEHAARRPSELSGGQQQRVALARAIVARPRVLLFDEPLSNLDRALRESLCVEIGALLRRLGTTAVYVTHDHEEAHALAHTIARMAHGRIADLVMSKPQDSA
- a CDS encoding ABC transporter substrate-binding protein, which gives rise to MTLSFGLASGQAKALTVYTAGPGGLIKQLAAGFQEKTGIKVDVFQATTGKVMARLEAESANPRADVLISASWDTAQDLDQRGWLLAYESPNAAQVPARFKTPTYVAQGISALGIVWNSRSGTPEPRDWSDLTGPQFKQKVTTPDPALSGASLDLLLGLQSAQGESAWKLFETLRDNGMTIAGPNAQALTPVLQGAKAAVFGAVDYVSYASVEKGESIKVIFPSSGTAIAPRPMMILKTTKAPDQARQFIDYVLSEDGQRAVADAWLMPARQDVAGKRPLFKDLALLPETAPGASRAEVLARFARLFGQH
- a CDS encoding hybrid sensor histidine kinase/response regulator translates to MNPDQMRDASLLELFQLETRNQVQVLNNGLLALEHDPTSAAQLEACMRAAHSLKGAARIVDLHPAVRIAHAMEDCLVAAQEGRLRLQAADIDALLQGTDLLQRVATPGADLGDAIDELVALLSNAPNAPPAAPVVERAPKPSDFLPPIHQPDDPPPAPPPGRRSSDQTLGEGERVLRVTADTLNRLLGLSSETLVESHWIAPFSASMLRLRRLQSGAGQALDSLRAALAGVQVDARGQAALDDAQRIVEACQQELIQRAGEVDEFGWRMGHLAQRLYDTALACRMRPFGDGLGGMARMVRDLGRSLGKQVRLEIEGDSTQVDRDILDKLDAPLMHLLRNAVDHGIEMPMDRLDAGKPAEGRIRLSARHAAGMLLIELSDDGGGISLDRLRVEVVQRKLTNAETAARLSEAELLEFLFLSGFSTRGEVTEISGRGVGLDVVQTMVRQLRGAVRIHQQTGQGTRFVLEMPLSLSVVRSLLVEVQGDIYAFPLAYVSHALQVRAQDIEQLEGHQHFRFMDRQIGLVSARQLLRAGEPAPAAETLSVVVVGDHDRLYGIAVDRYVGERTLVVQPLDPRLGKVQDVMAGSLMDDGTPLLILDVEDMLLSVQKLVEGGRLARVDGGGPVAQARRRKRVLVVDDSLTVRELERKLLLNRGFEVAVAVDGMDGWNMLRNEAFDLVVTDVDMPRMDGIELVSRIKADPKLQSLPVMVVSYKDREEDRRRGLDAGADYYLAKGSFHDDALLDAVEDLIGKART
- a CDS encoding chemotaxis response regulator protein-glutamate methylesterase, with translation MRIGIVNDLQMAVETLRRVIALEPGLEVAWVAANGQEAVEQCALDRPDVVLMDLIMPVMDGVEATRRIMAESPCAIVVVTVDVARHTARVFDAMGYGALDAADTPVVGSADLRTAAAPLLRKIRNIGWLIGRYGTNRTALSPVPRTAAQADPSQGLLVIGASAGGPSTLAQLLRDIPLDFPAGIVLVQHVDASFAAGMADWLNDQITLPVRLVREGERPLPGQVLLAGTDDHLHLLADGTLRYTENPKESLYRPSIDVFFHSVAQHWRGLAVGVLLTGMGQDGARGLKALRERGCLTIAQDQATSAVYGMPKAAAAMQAAVEIRPLDKIAPRLIQAFA
- a CDS encoding ABC transporter permease; the encoded protein is MKSVFILAAITVAALGVLVALPMAFVALQAVFPHLAEGSLRDPFGAWAATLATPAALTLVGGTLKLGLGVAAVSALIGIPLGALRGLFQVPLARLWDLLFLVPFLLPPYIAALSWTMALQPRGYLEQLAGFNLGPLLFSPAGVTLAMGLAIFPVVYFAVSRSMAATGARLAEVARVFGAGPWRAFLRVTLPLALPAIAASLLLAFTLAIEEYGVPAALGSQAGVSVMTTAIERRLADWPIDLPGAALLSMVLVALALTAYAVQRALVAGRGFETTTGKPAPLARGRLGAWRWPVLGLFAAVALVAVAAPLASMLAAALTRHVSAGLSLDNLTLANFAALFQAGGEAWQALSTSLLLATGTALAAGAVGLLAAWCVAGRHVPGAAVIDALALLPAALPGVVVGVGLILAWNQPFWPASPYGTWGILLLSYTCLLLPYPVRYVSAALAQIGANLEAAARVHGASAAAALRRIVLPLVLPGLAAAMLMVFAVASRELVTSLLLAPAGVQTVSVFVWRQFEQGSVGEGMAMAAVAVGVSLTLMLAATSIRRGRSA
- a CDS encoding CheR family methyltransferase — protein: MIRVADFSAVLKRKMGLDSGSIGSAAIERAVRHRMQAVDSDDEQEYLARLQASPAEMQQLIEAVIVPETWFFRYPESQAAMATLARERLFAPGAEARVLRVLSVPCSSGEEPYSIAMALLDAGVPPARFQIDAVDISERMVEFARRACYGRNSFRGDNLSYRDRHFTETADGHQLADAVMARVRFLAGNLFDAHLLPNVLPYDFVFCRNLLIYFDAATQERAVALLKGFARRDGVLFVGPAETSLMTGRRLPALPLARAFAFRAEAAKPAEPAAAAWMPPAPRPLAGQVPVHASAHASARASTSVPTQMPARMQSQMSTPPQAAGARAAVPLPPASRPSPAGMPAASAGADIEAALRAIAVLADQGRVQEAMAQCRVHLAQHGASAEALYLLGLLQDAGGDTRQAQAAYRKALYLDPTHREALLHLAALVESEGDAEGARRLQARAARQEARRE
- a CDS encoding response regulator; translation: MHPPFDSPASADLNSHAAMVLLVDDQVMVGEAIRRALATEGNIDFHYCSDPYKALTVAIQTRPTVILQDLVLPGVDGLSLVQEYRSHPVTRDIPIIVLSTKEDPAIKSAAFAAGANDYLVKLPDSIELVARIRYHSRSYLALVQRDEAYQALRQSQQQLLESNMELRRLTNSDGLTGLGNRRYFDEYLNAEWLRARRDGREISMLMIDVDHFKSYNDTYGHIAGDEALKRVANTIFASCDRSTDLAARFGGEEFALVLPGTPSGSARLAAEKLRRAVEAMQIPQKDTNGGPWLTVSIGTATAVPVADQPCTDLIQVADRGLYQAKNQGRNRVVQGQM
- a CDS encoding chemotaxis protein CheW, which encodes MSDFLASLAEVDDCWNRIGSRGDKRCERLPEYVHCRNCPVYAGAAKRILDRLPPQIDTPVDGAARKVQARLSSLLVFRLQGEWLGLPTKALDEVAGTRAILSLPHRRDPAVLGVTNVRGTLTVCVSLGRLLGLDGAAVDNGRERPATARMLIFGGAGRAVVLPVDEVEGIHSVDLDALEALPATVEGASLKYSRGVIRCGARSVGVLDETLLMQALERSLA
- a CDS encoding chemotaxis protein CheW — protein: MPDQAPIPSAAAGATARRRLYLLFRIAADRYALDAADVIEVLGMRTFKQVPGTPSWVAGMFDCRGTAVPAIDLSALAGAGAATLVTSTRLALVRYRPAGAHDERLLGLILEQATETTHYDPAAFQPAGLETPQARYLGPVLSDARGMVQAVKVADLLPEAVRTLLFPVAATPEEGARA
- a CDS encoding methyl-accepting chemotaxis protein, whose product is MKNLTLRERIIASFLVILAIMGLMVVVDYQRLLQVEAEAESINTDAVPGIYYSTSIRSSWFAGFVVVQDAFNGETEQERQAGLAALPKNDQLLHENIEQYRRTVVRGDDQRMFNEFERALQTYMRIRAEILDPTMVSDPARVAAKIKSDLRPAFYVGRDVLANMVAANKQQADDSAVSIQRAVDKAEVGMLVSLGLAIAAAIICGILLMRAIVNPMSSIVKTLESTGGGDLTRRLTLARKDEFNAIESGFNGMVDELTGLVGKTQRSAVQVATSVTEIAATSKQQQATASEVAATTTEIGATSREISATSRELVRTMTEVSNAAEQTASLAGSGQVGLARMEDTMRNVVGAAGSVNAKLAILNEKAGNITQVVTTITKVADQTNLLSLNAAIEAEKAGEYGRGFVVVATEIRRLADQTAVATYDIEQMVREIQSSVSAGVMGMDKFSEEVRRGMADMQQVGDQLSQIIQQVQTLAPRVLMVNEGMQAQATGAEQINQALQQLSDAAQQTVESLRQSSLAIEELTLVANDLRSGVSRFKV